A genomic region of Ictidomys tridecemlineatus isolate mIctTri1 chromosome 10, mIctTri1.hap1, whole genome shotgun sequence contains the following coding sequences:
- the LOC101964250 gene encoding vesicle-associated membrane protein 3 codes for MSAGAPAGSSAATGSNRRIQQTQNQVDEVVDIMRVNVDKVLERDQKLSELDDRADALQAGASQFETSAAKLKRKYWWKNCKMWAVGISVLIIIVIIIIVWSVS; via the coding sequence ATGTCTGCAGGTGCGCCTGCAGGTTCCAGTGCTGCCACTGGCAGTAATCGGAGAATTCAACAGACACAAAATCAAGTAGATGAGGTGGTGGACATAATGAGAGTCAACGTGGACAAGGTGCTAGAAAGAGACCAGAAGCTCTCTGAGCTGGATGACCGTGCAGATGCGTTGCAGGCAGGAGCTTCTCAATTTGAGACAAGTGCTGccaagttaaagagaaaatattggtGGAAGAATTGCAAGATGTGGGCAGTAGGGATCAGCGTTCTGATCAttatcgtcatcatcatcattgtatGGAGCGTCTCTTAA